gtTTAGAACGTTGTATTAGCTGGTGATATGATGAGGAAATCAATTGTTTACGACAAAAAAACacctaatgtattttattgtccATTAAATAAACCTACtggtaactatataatacactaaaaCAAGTGAATGATTTAGGTTTTACAAGTGtacataattatgaataaaattctaggttttgataaattgtttgtGCATTCAAGaccactaaaaaaattatgcgaATTTGATGGAAAACCTTTGCCGGAAGACTATAAATCTGATTGTTTTCAAGACGTTGATGAAACTGAATATGCTTGCAAAGAAAAATACAGAATTATGGTAAGatgaattgtttataaaaatatcggtgttttagtatattatgataaaaatataaaatataaagattatataggtacctatataattattaaattttatttccaacattatgtatattattttataaatttatgccTAACGGCTTaggtaagttaaataatacatttatgcatatataaacatattaattaataattatttgattatgtttttattaataatattaataataattattatttaataattatctactaTAGATTGGAGTACAACATTATTAACTAGGtacaatgaaatattgaaacttaatccttaaaattatattaatacatgtatatatatataactttcaGAAGAGATTGTCGAAGAAACAACTGGATAGTTTATTCGGAAATAACGACTAGAATaactttaacaaaataacGCTCTGTAATGTAAGAGGTTGTATAATCCTACTGatatgtatttcatttttacgaataacaatttattatacattttgcatGTTAACTAAgagaaatcatttatttattttttatgcttatcgcttattacttattataattcaaaattgatgtttaatattatcctTTTATTAGCCTTGTACAATAGGTGTGGTTATAGCATGAGGCGTGACACATTATAAATACggcatataggtacctacccaATTATATTCCTTGCAAGTTGCAGGTGTcagtttatatatacacaatacacattattacaagtctaaatattatattaataaaattactaaaatgtattatatgggAAGAAGTGGTGAGGGGATTCAGGAGttatgatatgtttttaaaacagatgttaaatttctaaatttatgaaatcacagaaaatttcttataatattatattatatatttatgtataaatattaaatatataatatggtacaaataattaataaattaaatttttctaattaaaaataaaatatatttatatgtgttgtGTAAtactaatttgaataataacacaattacacaaatgtattttatagtccTTATTGTTAACACTCTAAATCGTAGGTACCTAATGttcatgtattaaaattgtctaCTTACCAAAGACCGACggtcttttaataatataaataatttaaatataataaaaaataattttctcaatAATCACATACATCTGGTGGAATCCTTGAGATTGTTGTCGCGCGGAACCCTAGGGTTCAGCGGAACACACTTTGGGAAACGTTGCTGTAGGTATACGTTAtgtgtaattatgtattaagtgcaactatatttatactaccATAAGTTAaactgtatacaaataataataataataataataatattacaataatatagataatattttaatgtacaataataattataaccagattaaaatcaaaattgtaaaaatcaaGTAATTTACTTGGAGTAAATTAacctgaataataatatgcattgtatttatatattattatatcaaccacctatatatatacacagacATGTATAGCCATATTACCTATGGTAGTAAAGTTTGACCTATTTGACTTacctaatattgtataaattaaaataattacctaaatattaaataaggatTATAGCTTGTGTTTTATATTGAGTAGGTATCTATGTAGAGCTACATGGATATATTGTATCCTATACGCATggattgaattatatttctaactgccaatatacaaattaatattattattgaatgatgATTACTAAACATAAAggaattcttaaaaaataattaggtatacccgaatttaaattttgtaattaagtttaaaagttgttaaaaaataattttcatataaatattaataaaataattattattatcagttcaAAAATAGTCTTCTAGCAGATGCATCTATCTTCTTTAGCTTGTTTGTTATTAgtgttttacttttaactttttattgttactgtttaaaatctaaagaatatatttatatacttttcagATGCGTCTTCACCCACCTGGTACCGAAAACGACAAAGAGAGTACAAAATGGGAAAAAGCTTATAAAAAAGTTGTTAGAAAACGTAAGAGACAACAATcacaataaatagttttacataatgatgataaatattaagtaatggaTGAAATACTTAGATATttagttcataataatatataataggtacctaataatatatttactacagataacaaatacaaatttaaaaaaactatttataaaaaatggtgctgtaataaaatatattaatcaaattttattttattttgtagtaataatgttatttatattataggtattataaacaattttaatacagtTGTAACtcctaatgttttttttactttttatacatttaaattgtcaattataataaattgttatttataaaattaacaaaaacaataatgaaattatcatgaatatttatataataccttcctacctattatacatttatatttattcctaCGTACATATGATAAaggtattgttattttatcatgacCATAGACTTAATAAGTGCCTTGGTATTATAGgcataaatgtacaatttggGAGATGGGGCTTAGCCCCTGGTCAATATAATGTCCCCGTAAAAACCAATATTCTAATGGGTGCCTGGGCACTCATGTACATAGCGCCTATGATAATGACATCCATCagaaaataccaataaaaatagaGAATACTtcaaaataggtacctattaaaagtttaatgataaataaattgcaaatTGTGCATTTACATTCAAAAAATTTCTTTTGAAACTCAGGTTTTcagtagttataaaaaaaagattacaatttaataccaCACATATTGTGATGTAACTGACCACAGACAATCGTATTGgtcttttaacttttttatttatatttatgttggttttaatattcttataactaAAGAATGATAATTacacacatacaaaaaaaaaaaaaagcaggAAAGTAGTAACTATTTTGGTTCTACTGTAGGTAATTAGTTGTTGAATATAATTCTTCGATATCGCCATTGGGTAGGTCACTgcaataggttaggttagcaataattaattaatgtatttaattttatttcaataggtaattaaccaatgtaagtaaaaaatgattctgaacaAAAACGAATGGTTAGcctaaatagaatattttattaccaatatatattgttgttattgtaattaattttactattaacactagggtgaattaattttagtagaaaacattgcatttatcataaaatatctatattaatattattgtcattaactGAGTCAAAACTAATAGTGACATAACGTAGAATGATGTGAATAGGTTTATGGAATAATTTGACAAtaccttaaaattaatctaattacctattttgaaaatgttattgagttacaacaaaaactaaaatcgttttttttttttaaatatttgattttgtcaacattttaacttcaaacattaataaaaagaaattgtgcttaggtatttt
This sequence is a window from Rhopalosiphum maidis isolate BTI-1 chromosome 1, ASM367621v3, whole genome shotgun sequence. Protein-coding genes within it:
- the LOC113560981 gene encoding uncharacterized protein LOC113560981 isoform X2, with translation MDLSTCQILFLFSILNVVLAGDMMRKSIVYDKKTPNVFYCPLNKPTGFDKLFVHSRPLKKLCEFDGKPLPEDYKSDCFQDVDETEYACKEKYRIMKRLSKKQLDSLFGNND
- the LOC113560981 gene encoding uncharacterized protein LOC113560981 isoform X1, with amino-acid sequence MDLSTCQILFLFSILNVVLAGDMMRKSIVYDKKTPNVFYCPLNKPTGFDKLFVHSRPLKKLCEFDGKPLPEDYKSDCFQDVDETEYACKEKYRIMMRLHPPGTENDKESTKWEKAYKKVVRKRKRQQSQ